ctattggcatgaaaaaagagttttgatagtttaaattGCAATCTGAATGAgctggacctctgaattgtcctgtcaggtggcaatgatcgcggacacgctcatcaccctcgacaaaaggtttctcgcaaatatgacactttttgtcttcccgaaattttcTCCACTCTTGCGGACTCAATGTTTTCATCGGAACGTTCgttagaagaattttttcaacgcgcaaagctaattgtttCAGTTCTTCCACGAACCATTCCACGcagtcctcacctcggcgTTCGTGATATCCTGACAACGAATCATCATAGGAGCACTTTACATAATATCCAACGCGGAAGACACGATGATcttggtttttgtttttctccctctcttcagCGCTGGTCTTCTCCAGAATGCATTCGAGGTCggcgtataccacgaacgggagacgctccttccgattcGCGTTGGTAAACTCCAACCACTTGTCGTTCTCAGCTGGTAGTCGAACGGCACAATCGTTGATAACATCGCAATCCACCTCATGGGactgcagcttttcgatggttgagaagtaatggaggcatctgtaacaataataatttcaaattcttttttaaatatttcatcataatggtgaaaaaaagaaatgactaCAGTTGTTTATATTAATTTACTcaccgatcacagatgtatttcTTGTGCCCATTCATGTTCAGTTGTGAGTTGACGAgccgggataaattcttgatccaCGCGAAGTTTCCGATTCCACATCCCGACACGTCTTCGATGTAAAGCAAGTTGAAGTGCCGCTCCTTCTTCTCCTTGATTACACGGACTGGTAAAATGACTTCCTTGTTCTCGCTATAGACgttgattgagagattattaatcttttcaaatctcccaatCTGGTCCAACGTCATAGGGAAGTTGATGGCTCGGAAGtcgaatatcgttgaataatgcgGGTAAGAAGATGTGCGATCACTGTATCGGTCTACCGGATGAAGAGCAgcagtcattgcccatccgaaacacgcattatccgtcgatttcacattcaccaccgctcttttcaactgtatccattttgccaatgaaacgtgacatCCTGCACGTAAGGCATtatacttgttgatgttcactgtTAGATTGGTTATGGATGTCAAGGTCCAGCCGCTGTCACTCTCttggaactcctcgagcgattttagagtcggctccacgactcgcttctgataccactcactcaggtccgatgttgtgaaaagttcaacatttgccgtgttgacacttttattcgcccgcttatcacccacggtaaactctccgttaaacgaagtgttcactttgatgctattgtGTTTACGAATATTAGCCTGCACTTGTTCTTCAACAAGCTCATACGCATCCAATAGAAACTGTCGTGGGTCGatatgatcacgattaatcacaGCGCCAGTTGACAAGCGATTCTCAAATGCGCTGTCAATTTCGCGCCATGTTAATCCGTGATCATTTAATCCtccgccccaatgtatgaagcgttggcgtgttgcctgcttcaaacattcgagacgcaagatttgcgaagtgaccgagtggtgatatcccagtcgtggtcgtttcgatcgaacttgctcctccaacgattcgatgagggtatcacattggtgttcccacaccaaaaattgctccaacgtccgcaggagagttgcttgcatacgcagcaattgctcgGTAGCAATGTCGACAgtgagagacatgatgcgctgAACGGAATTCGACTCGTAACTGTTACGTCGTCTCAACAGAGTCTggaccttcctcaaaattgtttcattttatatacgcgtttttttcggttttgaggtggggatgagtaggagggaggaaaaatcttgacttttctggAAACTCGAATGTGATTCCCAAGATCTAATCGAGAAAGTGGAGGAAGTGCGGTTGACTTCAAAAAATCCCTTCTTACactttttgagaaatgccTCTGCAGGTTAAAAAATGTGCTACAGCgaacacataaatctgtcattgtgcatttctgtaaagatttctagtccaatgtgaaaattttttttctcggaaaacattcttcTTGACAACTTTCAAGCTAAAAATGAGTGGGAAGGCAGGCGCATTTCCCAAAGAAATCTCATtgccatctcaggaatgtagcacaggacacataaatctcgCATTAGGGGTCTCCTTCGTCACGGATACCAATAATTGAAAACACTTTTCGTCTCAACTGACTTTTCTAtgcaggaaacataaatctGTTATTGGGCATcagcgaattcttttttcctcgaatataCTTTTGTCTATCCAATGCAAGCAGGACCACTGCATCCCCCCTCCACTTCCTCACTACCCTGAGGACCGCCACACAGCCCCCGCAACGCACTCCCCCTGAAATCTCTGAGTTAAaactagtttttgaaaaaaaatctcgtcgaaacttgtaccacctcaggaatacaaaagatgcaacacaggacacataaatttgtcgagggaggggcaggtgcattttgaaaaaagaaatcgccatctcaggaatgtaacacaggacacataaatctgtcattgagagcaaatacttccagtctgatgcaaactttcattttttctcagaaaaaaacaatatattcctctaagcaaaatttgggggaggggcattttggaaaagaaatcttgtcggaacttgcgccacaatacaaaatacgtaacaccggacacataaatttgtcattagtgtgacatgtaaacatctttggtcacggagtccgataattaagatcatcttcggcaagagcactttaaaaagaaaattccgttcaatctgatataccggaaacataaatAGTCATTGGAGGGTatagtgtaaaaaaatcttttgtctcttcaaagtgccgccgcacccccgctgtgcgagaaccttcccctccacatgccgtgcagccccgcaacggtccccgcgctcccccgtccccgctcccgcctgagagccccatgggttagaactggcatagccttactactttTAACACCTACCATTAGGCAACAAGAAGAAGCCAAAACATTCTTGAAGAAAATACTTGCTCTTTCTTATTTACCGGCACATATGATTGCGGAGCAATATGCCATTCTAAAGAATTCTTTGTCAGCCTTGTTGCGGAGACTCTTCTCATCGTTTTTCTCCTATTACGAACGCCAGTGGCTTGGAATAGTTAAACCTACTGGCTTCAGTGTTTTCCGTTTATCCCGGAGGACAAATAACGTATTGGAGTCGTACAAtagcattttaaaaaataacatgGGGGAACATCCGTCAGCCTGGACGTTTATGTGAAAGTCTCGAGATTGATCTTTTCTATAAATTTGCATgttctaaaaatttcaatattcattaggaataaatactattttcaattcaatttacGATCACTACAAATTTGTATGTTCTAAATATCTGAATGTTCATCAGAAATAAATACTTTGTTTTCGGCTAAATTTATGATTAATGATAAGTGTTTATTTTGTTCTAGGCAAACTTATAAAGCTAACATCGAAGGCTCGAGACGACTTAGAAAGCCTCAAACGCAATAAAAGAATTATTCGACATCCACGATATGAAACAATTTTCGGCGGAGAGAATTGACTAAAGGTACGTTTTTCGCCGTTATTTCCTTTACTGCAATAGTGTGCTGAATCTgaatttctcaactttttcattttgagaAAAGAGTACGATAGAGTTTTGTCGAAAGTACTCCTGATATtgatcaaatctttttttcagcatgGACCAAACtcatttcgaatgaaataacaCCCGCTGAGTTCCTCGACGTAACTGCTAGTCTGAAAGGTCATATAGATCAACGACTTATGCGACTTCCGGAAGGAATCCTTGAGGACGATGCGCACTTAGAGGAAGGTTCTAACGCTATTACACCAGGTAAATAAAGCATTACCATCAGATGCAGTCAACGAagaaaattataattaatgCATTATTTTCATAACGGTCCTAGCAGGTCCCAAAAAAATGGCTGTATACATTcagctcgaaatttcaattttaatttagcccccccccccccccccccccgctccCGAAAGATAAAAGTTTCGAACTGGAAAtacgtaaatttttttatcattcattatTCGAACGACGTTTATCACCCagtaaaaaaggaagaaaaaaattcattaatgtGTTTCAAGTTATAGActtcaaaaaatatatgaaacgTGTGCAAGAGCATAgtaatttgaaacttttcttttgctGAATCAGAAAACTTGACCTTATATACTTATAGAGTATGTTATTGTTATCTTTAATTTTTGGAATATTATCCATAATAAATTACAAGAAAATTTATATCGTAATTTAGGATCATTCTGTCAGTTCCATGCGAAcggtcaatatatttttttgcttttatggcatttgttttcattttttcattgacaccattcgaatttttcatacaTTGCAAACTTCCATTGTATAGGTGACTACATTGGGATCGATCAGTTCTTAAAAACTctaattcaatttaaaatgTTCAGACAGTTCGGTCGAGTAAACTAAAGATTGAgctacaaatatatataaatattttcaacccTTCAGCGGAACCTGCACCCTTAGTACTGGTGCAATTAAACTTAGTCTacactataaaaatacttcaaaaaagtaaaaaaagaacgccaagtattaaaaaaccgcccctctagtttcgaatgatctttactatattttcagtaaatgaaaaatttccttacccattatttattgctaaaatgacatagtaggatgatcaagataaaaaaaaaaatatgagatcattttagcatagccaaggattttgaataaatttcgatttctgcaaagaatcatgttacacctccaactgtactggctaaagagttttgtgacttcaagcgttcccagaatgattttgcgattaagatattgttattctaatttaatgcacaaattcactgtcaaaattacacacaaacttggcgtagatggttttcaaatggaagctcgggaagacacgattgatcaaatatactattcaaaattaatggtcTGATGAATCAAATAGATTCCTGAGATAGTGTATAGATGAAAGagattaatgaagaaaataaaataattagcaaatatgaatgatttaatgaattattacaCAATAAATATCCAGGCGAATggtttaaattattgaatcaacaaacgaatagaatgtggagaaagtatggttttaggaataaaagaaatagacAATCTGGTGAATGAATTAGAGAATGGGATACAGAATACTTGTGATGAACCAGTATATGGATAGGtagacaagtaaaaaattcatacgtggcTGGATGAAGGATAACGAAATAAGAACCAAATGAATTAGTGGGCATTGAAATTCGCTCTAGATGCAGACGGATGGAGCAttagcattccttcgccgagcttccatttgaaaaccatccacgccaagtttgtgtgtaattttgacagtgaatttgtgcattaaattagaataacaatatcttaatcgcaaaatcattctgggaacgcttgaagtcacaaaactctttagccagtacagttggaggtgtaacatgattctttgcagaaatcgaaatttattcaaaatccttggctatgctaaaatgatctcatattttttttttatcttgatcatcctactatgtcattttagcaataaataatgggtaaggaaatttttcatttactgaaaatatagtaaagatcattcgaaactagaggggcggttttttaatacttggcgttctttttttacttttttgaagtatttttatagtgatttcgctttttttttcgaagagtgacaattagtaaatattttggaaaattatacattttttcttatctccaaaaaattgtttacaaatgatttgtttaaagttgagtAACTACCTTCAGATGGCGAAAGCAATCAACGctactaaatatttattttttctatgttgacggacaaaaactgtttagtcaatttcaaatgatgtaaatcttgtctatattagaatggtcttatatttttttccctatcatgaaacaaataatgaggaagaaaatttcaaattaacaatgataatatgtgaagatcattcaaaactaaggttgcggtctttcaatatttgtcgcgctttttttttactttttttcaagtgttttcactaccgaggaaaaatttccgaataaaagaccaaaaatgttccgcgctcttttttcttctactaggCCACTGGTTTAGATCTCGGATGCAAGAAGGAGCATTTTAAAGGGAAGAGCTtactttgttttattttggtttactttggtttattcgaaaagtcattacgaccctttttacgggtgctacgtcatttcgaaagacgttgatttttcgtttgttgGATTCCCCTTTCAATTGGACCGcgttttcacatgaaattttttctcctcaattctacgagcgaatcctcaaaagttgaggttttagattcaatttttttattggaaacgattttttcgctcaatcatcgcgtttttagcaaaagaaaaattttgaaaattcccgcgtatcgcgagaaatattaaatttcacacGATATTTCAAGCGTAAAAAGAGTCGCGTCAGCGATTGTttattcactaaattttttttaacattttccgccatgcaattttcagtgaaacttcaagtacctcgattgtcgtaactctgaaacaatgaggtttttttaatgaaatttgaaggaaaagttttaccttttattcaattttagcTCATGGGAAtgatatcagatttttttaattttttacttcaaactAGCAACAACGCGGGCGCTACGCGCCCGCTTTAATTATTACTGTTGATAtctgaaagaaaattatttattttattaaaaatatattaaactataaatattaaaaaaatttttgaaatattaaaatattttatggaCGTAACAAATTGTTTTGTCATTTGAACAAAGTTTCGTTTCAGGTTTTTgattaaaacaacaaaatattttaatatggcaacaatttccatttccagtactataaaaaaatattattaaaatgatGATTTGCAACATTGAATAGGTTGTcattaaatatattatttaattatttacaGTATCGTATAATTCTGTgtatacaaaattttttacattccTATCATGTCTCTGATTACCTAAGTATATATTAAGTGAACTCCAAGAACGTACTCGTGAAAACGCGACGTATAATTGACCAtggttaaaaacattttttcttaaatcAATCCCAATTCTATCAAATGTTTGACCCTGCGTCAATTATTTCGTCATTATCCTCGTCATCGTTGTCCTCGTCTGCGTCATCATTTCCGTCACTCTCGTCCACGTCCACGTGTCCTCGTCGTCtttgtcatcgtcgtcgtcttcgtcatccttgtcctcgtcgttgtcttcgtcgtcgtcgtcttcgtcatcttcgtcgtcctcgtcgtcattgtcctcatcgtcgtcttcgtcctcgtcgtcgtcttcgtcgttatcgtcatcgtcgttatcgtcatcgtcgtcgtcttcgtcatcttcgtcgtcctcgtcgtcattgtcctcatcgtcgtcttcgtcctcgtcgttatcgtcatcgtcgtcgtcttcgtcatcttcgtcgtcctcgtcgtcattgtcctcatcgtcgtcttcgtcctcgtcgtcttcgtcatcctcgtcctcgtcgtcgtcttcgtcgtcctagTCGTCcacgtcgtcttcgtcgtcttcgtcatccttgtcctcgtcgtcttcgtcgtcttcgtcgtcctcgtcgtcctcatcgtcatcttcgtcatcctcgtcctcgtcgtcgtcttcgtcatcatcatcgtcgtcgtcctcgtcgtcctcgtcgtctttgtcgtcttcgtcgtcttcatcatcctcgtcctcgtcgtcgtcttcgtcgtcttcgtcgtcatcgtcatcgtcatcgtcctcgtcgtcttcgtcatcctcgtcctcgtcatcgtcttcgtcgttatcgtcatcgtcgtcgtcttcgtctttatcgtcatcgtcatcgtcttcgtcttcatcgtcatcttcgtcgtcctcgtcgatattgtcctcatcgtcgtcttcgtcctcgtcgtcttcgtcatcctcatcctcatcgtcgtcttcgtcgttatcgtcatcgtcgtcgtcttcgtcgtcttcgtcatcttcgtcgtcctcgtcgtcattgtcctcatcgtcgtcttcgtcctcgtcgtctgttattttttaaaaatatttgtcgTGGTACTTACATGGTTTCGTCTCCCGCGATGAATTCATTCATTTCTTCATTGTTTGTGAATTCTTCTGTCGTCGCCGTAAATTCTTTAGTCGTTGATGTCGTCATTTTGTCTTTTCTTGATTCCACCACTTTCTTCGCGTGCTTGGCGGCAACTGACGATGttcatggcaacgaataaacaaaaccatgaCCATGGCAACGACCATGGTAACGACCGACGATACGTCGCAAGCCtgcatggcaacgaataaacaaaaccatgGCAACGAATAGAGGCTTCagatttcgatatatcgaaatgtcttttttaagaaaggacagttatggattgatctaggtttttcgagaatcatgaagtcgtattagaattttcaacgtagaaaaagtgtcatttttgcttttgaattttttattgatcgatttcTTTATAATAAGGCATGGCACGAAACACTGAAATGCATTCTTGAGAaactcatagaaaaaatactgtgaatTGTGTAAAAAGTACTCATAAAATGTTTGTCTCATATCAAAGAAACTACCTTTGGTGTAcagcactttttttcacaattcacgaaattcacaagtttttaaaaaacgagcatTGGCATCTCATACCACGTATTTGCTCTGTGTACGTGGGCGGAGCCAAAAATCTAATACTACTGCACTAATAGTATTAGTGTATTCGTGCATACTGCCAGCACCACCGTAAATGGAACTCCGGCGTTTTTGGGGGAACACCTATACACGACACACGCTCACTTTCAAAGTAGTGCGAGCGCACTACTTTACGCGCACGGAGCGAATAACCTGTTGACtggtatatacaaaaaaagtcgggtcagttctggtaataatgtatgatatgcgtacatattgaaatcttgttttaaattttcaaccgattgggATGAAAAAGGGTTTACAAGGATTTTTTGTGTTGCCGAATCGACTTCCGGGCTTAATTTTCACCTTTAAAGAGGTGAAAATTGAGCGGTAAGGCTaacattgttagatttttcaatggaaagttattatgcgatattacccgaaaattccaagttccacactagactcttttgtcgaaatagaactaaattcactatccccgaagaaattaaaaataagggttgggtgaaattttcagatttttcaatgggaagtttttatgctatattacataaaaagtattcgtttttgaggataccagattcttttatcgaaataaaataaaattcaccacccgcgaaaggatgaaaaaaaagagttgggggtgaaattttcagatttttcaatgtgaaagttttttacattacatgaaaattgcaagttttttaggacacgaaactcttttattgaaatgaaaaaaaatcactattccCTAAGGGGTGAAATATAAGGTTTGAGAGtgaaatttccagatttttcaacgagaaattttatgctttttcacatagaaactgtatgttttttgtagagcatgaccgtcctttatcgaaataatccaaaactcccgatctgccaaggggtgaaaaatgagggttggggATGCATTTCAATAGAAGAGTCTAGTGTTCTGAAAAActcagaattttcatgtaatatagcacaaaaactccctattaagaaatctaaaaatttcatccccgaaccttatttttcaccctttcgcaggtagcgaattttatttttcttcgatgaaACAATCTGGTACCTtcaaaaacgaacattttttatgtaatataacacaaaaatttcccattgaaaaatctgaaaattttacctctaaccctcatttttcaccccctcggggatagtgaattttattcattttcatcctaaaaaatttggattttccatgtaatataacataaaaaTATGCCGCTAGCAAATCagaaatattcactttcaacccttattttcatccttttcgaaggtagctacatgaaaattaagattgggaatgaaatcagcaacctcgaaaatcccaagaaacaaattttcatgtatttcggtaatttattgactcgtgccagttttggcacgaaaaccagaaaaaaaagcttactagtcaaccggttaataataaaaaataaaaagtaaaaatgaaattttttccactctgtatattctaatacagctccatagttctcgaaaattccagatcaatttattaacgtaccatgtagaaatttttggttgacaaaaattagcaaaaaaatctgataaaatttgaatgtgttggaattgaagaagtaaaattttttctctccgaattttccaaaaaaccccATTGTTTTACTACAGTTTCCACAATCAATGTACTCGAggttccgctgaaaaataaaaataaaaaaatatatcgaaaattgaggagacaaattgttttatctgaacttgcgccccagttgaaaaagaaatcaaacgaacgaaaatattaatgtttgttgaaacgatgtagtacccgtaatgaaagtcgtagagacttttcgaatacaCCAAAGTGAAGCTAAATGTCTTCTCTTCAAAATGCGCCTTGTTGCATCCAAATATCTAAACCAGCGGTGCAGTAGTATTAAAAAGAAcgtgagaacatttttggatatgcgTATAAATCTCTCGCCACGCTAcgacgagtgggagagagagggaacgagtcTTCGCGCGCTGTCTCTCGCCCTCGATCGGGCGCGAGTAGAGGGGATATCGCGTTCAGTGGACTGGGCGAAAcgaaacgggacaaaagtaacgtttcgtgcaaaggacgtatgtccaaaggtaaacaaacgctacttaagtctttctgactccaagcgactagagcgtaccgaaacattcgattttaattGCTTAAATGATCATATCTCGGGATTGAGtaaacggatttacttgcaataaggaacaattgaaagagaaaaatcgaaaaaaaattatcactaattttcagatttttaactacaatggtttatccgtgagaacggtttgaaaaacgttatgacgtcataaatcgacatatttgcgtatataagagtgcggcagggctcgcgctgacttttcttttacactttcgttttttttttaatacttggcgtcgagccgctaccgcgtctcttgatatcacACAGCTCTCATACTCGTAGAATCGAATAAGTGTGtaaatgagattttttctgcattgaaaatagataaaaagttttacttcaaTGTAGCGTAGAAAATGatgtttataaaaatttatacatTTTCAAAGCGATACCTGccacaggaaaaaaaatgaaatggaaaatgaatATATCCGTTAAATGCTACGATCTCACTTAATCCAATgtcaaagttcaagggcataAAACCTAGAATGTTttgcatacattttttacatgtttttaaaaattgaccAATGaggcgaaaaatgattttctttcaaattacgctgagaaatttatcaattatatttgaatattatcTACTCAATaataacttttcaatttttgaaaaagcagATCCAGATTACGACGAGATACCCGCAGGGATCGACAATGGAGCTGAGGCTGCTTTCAATCGTGGTAAATTGAAATACGTGGAAACATTAGCgtgtatagaaaaaaatgatcactttttcaaattccaaaGGATAACATGATCTTTTATGTAAAGATGGAGTCACTTATGGAACTTCAAAATTGAAACCTATCATATTATATCGAGAAAATGAAGTTTCCCAAGATTTTCTCCCATAAAGTtcaattaaggagtttcggtacagaagtctaaatattaagaaattgatcaaatttacgacgctgaagtttccaacgttggaatccaacgaaatgaacgaaaaaaacgtttttaattcttcaccaattttttatttcacgaatcgttggtgcagcttgaaaaactacgaatcgcaaatttggcagggaacaaaataggagaattactggaattattggagagtttttttcgatcatttcgttggactccaacgttggaaacttcagcgtcattcaaatttggtgataatgttcttcaagaTCAattgcgaaaacacaaattttcttctacttagttaccgagtaattacgcattaaagcagatttcttatgcgcGGAATGTATTcttcatataaaaaatgtaatagaaATGAAATTACGTTTTCCTAAAATGTTCTAAAAACTTCCAGACTTCTAAAAATCCAACACAAAATACGCAACGAGAAATTCCTTTTGAACTTTTCCGAAATGACttcatttcgaataaaaaaaacgatctcatCATTTAGAACTCTGGAAGatattcgttattttcaatacaCCCTCTTTGATGTACTGTATAAAAATAGGATCAAgtttttaacaattaaaaaaaattaagttcTCGATAAAACTAAAAAACATGTGTTTCTTTGCAGAACCGGATGTGGATCTCATCGATTCATCATCTTCCAGTGAGCCCGAGATCGATGACGGTAATATATTTCACAATCTTATGCTGCAGAAATTTATCCTAACGATTGAAGTTTTCCATCACAGCTTTAATACATAGGAATTTTGATGAGTATCATTGTATTACTGAAATTTGATTACAATactatttatttatcaatgcAGGTATGGCGCACGGAGTCCTGAATGCTCCCCAAGCAGCTGGGGAACATGTAATAGACGAATTACTCCGACCATATTCGCCTCCCTTACCAAGGCCTGCAATCGGTATAAATAACGGTAATTATCATTCTATCAAATTTAGGTAGAAGAAGTAATGAGTTTTTACATTCTAAATATTAGAAAGTTCTGCAAAGTCTCTTTCTGTATTGTACTCGAATTCAACTAAATGAAACTGCTACGAATACTTCCTGTAGGATCGGAAACAAAATTCAACATGAAAGATGTATTGATTTTAATAAAGTGAATTAAATCCATAATGCACATTATGCATTGCAGTTTAAAATCTTcgaaaacaatatttatttgtttacaGAACCAGATGTGATTGTCGTCAGCTCTTCGTCTTCCTCAGAGTCTGAAATGTACGACGATCGTGATAACGGTaaaacatttcattttattataatctaaaaaataatcgtaatGATGATAATCGTTCTTTTCATGGGGAATTTACTTCATGTATATTTCTATAGGCATTATTTTCTTGTGAAATtagattatattaatattttatttcacattCCAGATGAATTGAATCCAGTACTCGAAGCTCCCCAAGCTGCTGGGGATAATTCATTGGTTAGAGCATTACAGCCACATATACCTCCCGTTAACCTGCCAGAGCCTCCAGCCAGGATAAGTAATGGTATATAATTCATTCTCTATTTATATTGAATTTTAAAGTTTCCATTTGCAGTTTCGATCTCAAGTGACATGTCTCAGaattcaacagaacaattgtTAAT
This sequence is a window from Venturia canescens isolate UGA chromosome 8, ASM1945775v1, whole genome shotgun sequence. Protein-coding genes within it:
- the LOC122414392 gene encoding uncharacterized protein isoform X1, whose protein sequence is MRLPEGILEDDAHLEEGSNAITPADPDYDEIPAGIDNGAEAAFNREPDVDLIDSSSSSEPEIDDGMAHGVLNAPQAAGEHVIDELLRPYSPPLPRPAIGINNEPDVIVVSSSSSSESEMYDDRDNDELNPVLEAPQAAGDNSLVRALQPHIPPVNLPEPPARISNVSKSRKKNLRRKRKRRIEAQIENLPAKPYGHKRRSKKKKKNTQVPKCIVCLENPVTHGFVPCGHNCSCLRCATILGQRAIKRCPKCRADFTQFIAIYNEMA
- the LOC122414392 gene encoding uncharacterized protein isoform X2 — translated: MRLPEGILEDDAHLEEGSNAITPDPDYDEIPAGIDNGAEAAFNREPDVDLIDSSSSSEPEIDDGMAHGVLNAPQAAGEHVIDELLRPYSPPLPRPAIGINNEPDVIVVSSSSSSESEMYDDRDNDELNPVLEAPQAAGDNSLVRALQPHIPPVNLPEPPARISNVSKSRKKNLRRKRKRRIEAQIENLPAKPYGHKRRSKKKKKNTQVPKCIVCLENPVTHGFVPCGHNCSCLRCATILGQRAIKRCPKCRADFTQFIAIYNEMA